ATGCTGCAAAGCTCAAGGCGTTGTTTGACTCTCCAGTTATCCAGGCAGCGATGGGAGATAACAAGACGCGCGTGCAAGGACGGTTGCGTCAATGGTCTCAGGACTGGACTGAGCATTGGAAAGCTCGTAATCAAGTGCACATGATCCGGGAGCTCGATGCTTGCTCAGATCTTCTGGATAACGTCGAATCCCGAGAGCTCAATGATGAGCAAGCAAAAGCCGTGGTTTGCTTCGACAACCGGGTTCAGCTTATTGCCTCTGCCGGCTCCGGCAAGACTTCTACGATGGTTGCCAAGGCCATTTACGCGGTTCATCGAGGTTTTGTGGCCCCATCCGAGATCATCATGCTGGCCTTCAACAAGGATGCGGCTCAGGAGCTGCAGGAAAGGGGAGCTCAGTCTCTCGCACGGCTAGGCATGACCGGTGTCACGATCAATGCGCTTACGTTTCACTCAATCGGCCTCAAAATCATTGGCGGCGCTACGGGCAAAAAACCAAGCGTCCCGAAGTGGGCTACCAAGGCGGATCTCGGGCTGGAAAAGCTTGGGGTGATTGTTGATACGCTTAAAGACAGGTCAGATGAGTTCCGCACCAAGTGGGATCTTTTCCGTTTGGTCTTTGGACGGGATCACTCCACTGCGCCGTTGAGAGATGTGGCGGAGGCCTTTGACAGGGAAGGGGAGGCTCGGCTAATCACACTCAATGGCGAGCACGTCGCGAGCCAGGAAGAGCGTTTGATTGCCAACTGGCTCTTCTACAATGGTGTTGAGTACGCCTATGAGCGACCCTACGAGCACGACACTGCAACCGCTGATCACCGTCAGTATGTGCCCGACTTTTATTACCCGCAGCTGAATCTCTATCACGAGCATTTTGCCTTTGACGCAGATGGCCAAGCGCCCGCGCATTTCGTGAATTATGCAGAAGGGGCCGATTGGAAGCGGAAGACGCATGCCAGCTATGGCACGCAACTGATCGAATCGACTTCACACCAATTGCGGACGGGTGAAATCTTCGCTCTTCTCGCCCACGAGTTGACGTCGCGGGGTGTGGAGCTAGATCCAAATCCCGACCGTCCGATCCCGGACTCCGGCCTGGTACCGCTGGATCATATTGACTTGGTAAAGGTGCTCAGATCGTTCATCTCGCACTACAAAAGCAATAGCCTGACGGCGGCGATGCTGTACGAACGGTACGACGCTCTTCCAATTAGCGTCTTCAAGTTCCGGTACAAAATGTTCCTGGAGCTTGCGATCCCGGTGATCGAAGGGTGGGATGCCGCCCTGAAGGAAGACCGTGGGATCGATTTTGAGGACATGATTAACATGGCCGCAGATTGTCTAGAGCGTGGCTACCAGTCGCCTTACCGCTTGGTCATGGCTGACGAGTATCAAGACGCCTCGCGCGCGCGTGCGAGGCTATGCCGGGCGTTGGTTCAAGAGCCTCACAGTCATCTTTTCGCAGTGGGAGATGACTGGCAGTCGATCAACCGGTTCGCAGGCGCCGATGTGAGTGTCATGACAGGCTTCGTCGAGTGGTACGGCCACGGCGAGGTATTCCGACTTGAGAAAACGTACCGGTGCCCACAGGCCATCTGTGACGCCTCCAGTCAGTTTGTGGCTAAAAACCCGGCTCAATTGCAAAAGACAGTGATTTCTGTGACTGAGCCCATCGGCCCCGCATTCCAGGCGTTTCAGTTGTCCAGTAGAGACCAAGTTCGGGATGGTCTGCGACAGTACCTGGACGACCTCTACCAGCAGCTGTCGACTGGCGTGATCCCTGGAGCCAGTGGTAGGTTGATCTCAGTCTTCGTCCTAGGGCGCTACAAATCCGATGCGCAGTTCATCCCCCAAGGATGGGAGCGGCGCTACGGCAACAAGCTTGAAATCAGATTCAAAACTATCCACACCTCAAAGGGCGACCAAGCCGACTATGTTCTGCTGCCAGGGATGATGGTTGGAGGGTTTCCGAGCCTGAAAGGGGATGATCCTGTCTTCAGCCTGGTGATGCCGGAAGGTGACACCTACCTGCATGGAGAAGAGCGCCGGCTTTTCTACGTTGCGTTGACTCGGGCGCGCAGGTCGGTCGCCATGTTCACAGTGACTGCCAGAAACTCGCCGTTCTTGGCTGAGCTGGCGAAAGACGGTGTGGTCATCGTCACGGACATGAAGGGTGAACCAATCCAAGAGGAACGATGCCCAGTCTGTCAGCATGGGGTCGTGCTTCAGCGCACGGGTAAGTTCGGTGATTTCAAATCCTGCTCGGGCTTTCCTCGCTGCAAATACAAACCCGATAAGCCGAAACGTCAAGGAACTCGACAGCCAAAGCTGACCCGTCGTCCGTATTGATTCAGTTAGCCTTGATCTTGGGCGCGTTCGCATTTCACAGCCGACGATCGAAAACCCAAGCCTGTCGACCAGATATACCACCGTGCTACACATCTGCTGAGTGGAGCCGTCTGTCGTTACTTGTCACTGAAGGAGTGAAGCGTGCGTATTACGGGACGTAGTGAATCCGAGGTGTTCGCTGACCTTGGCGTGCTTACCGCCAAACAGGGGTACGTTCACGCGATCGCGTACATCTGCCATCGCGATAACATGGTCGCCTTTCGAGATGAGTATACGGCTTCTAATCTGAGTGAGCTCTATGATGCCAATCGACTTCTCAGAACTGAAATCAACACCCTGCTAGGGCTGATGGTGCGACAGCCGCTGGATCTGACGCTCCCAGAGCCTGCTCAAGTCCAATCTTATGTAGAGCAAACTGATGAGCTGATGGCTGAACTCCATGGCTCAATGAACAGCGTGATCTTCGAGGCGCTGAAGCGCAAATCTGCGAGTGCGACAGATCGCATGTCTATTTGGGAAGGGGCTGCGCTGAGGGAGCCAATCTTCTACGGCCCGGAGTCCGCTTACAGTTTCCAGTACCGAGATTTTTTCGTCGACAAGCACGAGGACGATGACGCTTGGCTTCAGCAGAATAAGGGCTTCACGAGTCGTCAGGCACAAACAGTTGCCCGTGCGATGTGTTCGCTCATGGACTTACGTACAACCCAGCTGCATCTAAATGGTAAGAAAGCACTGGAAGCCGTCGGTTCACCACTGGCTCACTTCGAGTTCACCACTGAGGAAGTCGCTCGAAAAACAGGGCTGGACATTGGCGTCGTACAGGCTGTGTTTGAAGCATTGATGTTCACCGGTCAGAACGCGGAATTCCGGGAACTCGGAGATTACAACAGTGTGGTCGGGACGCCGTTATTGCCGACTGATCGCGGGTCGGTGCTTCTTTTCATGCACTACGCAATTTACGAATCACTCTACGAGTCACCGTTCTTTTGGATGAAAGACGACCCTGGCTATCGCCGACAGGCCTCTGACAACCGTGGCGCTTTCGTTGAGCGTTTTGCTCACAAACGATTAGCTGCGGTCTTTGGAAAAGCCAACGTTTACACGAACGTCAACATTCTTTACGGGAAGAACAGGGCCGGAGAGGCTGACGTGCTGGTGATCTTCGGTGACCGCATGATCATCGTTCAAGCCAAAGCGAAGAAGCTAACACTGGCCGCACGAAAGGGGAACGATGGTCAGCTCAAGGCTGACTTCGCTGCGGCTATTCAGAAGGCATCTGATCAAGCCTGGGACTGCGCTGAGGCGATTCTCTCGGGTAGGTGC
The window above is part of the Pseudomonas fluorescens genome. Proteins encoded here:
- a CDS encoding SEC-C metal-binding domain-containing protein, translating into MRITGRSESEVFADLGVLTAKQGYVHAIAYICHRDNMVAFRDEYTASNLSELYDANRLLRTEINTLLGLMVRQPLDLTLPEPAQVQSYVEQTDELMAELHGSMNSVIFEALKRKSASATDRMSIWEGAALREPIFYGPESAYSFQYRDFFVDKHEDDDAWLQQNKGFTSRQAQTVARAMCSLMDLRTTQLHLNGKKALEAVGSPLAHFEFTTEEVARKTGLDIGVVQAVFEALMFTGQNAEFRELGDYNSVVGTPLLPTDRGSVLLFMHYAIYESLYESPFFWMKDDPGYRRQASDNRGAFVERFAHKRLAAVFGKANVYTNVNILYGKNRAGEADVLVIFGDRMIIVQAKAKKLTLAARKGNDGQLKADFAAAIQKASDQAWDCAEAILSGRCRMIDDAGREIAMPNSIKEVFPFCVVSDHYPALALQASQYLEFETTEIVRAPLVMDVFLLDVLTEMLDSPLRLFSYVRLRAIAGDKLRVSHELTALGYHLNQNLWLDPTYSMASVDDSFAGDVDVAMTVRREGFPGKRTPPGILTHMLGTQYVQLIAQIERAADPAMLELGFVLLSLDGRACQHIHQGIAGITGMAMRDGRPHDFTFAIDGGETGITFHCYPAPDPHAIEHLKLHCEKRKYVERAATWFGVSVNTQGKIQFGMMYNLPWVQSDVMDELTKGMRKPVAMGAAMKILERGMRHLEPGRNDACPCGSGKKYKKCCRS
- a CDS encoding UvrD-helicase domain-containing protein; this translates as MEWQPSFLSRLFRRAASWRLTIENDELSVMLGDQTYSIPLEAFSSLRFHHRLLWTNVSVWIGHEVQLIGLAHSARSTLDHQLRAVTSKQHFRAHYAKIMGWLKEVEQAVATADAEHRWLTHDTQQELLSKRDALGIDAAKLKALFDSPVIQAAMGDNKTRVQGRLRQWSQDWTEHWKARNQVHMIRELDACSDLLDNVESRELNDEQAKAVVCFDNRVQLIASAGSGKTSTMVAKAIYAVHRGFVAPSEIIMLAFNKDAAQELQERGAQSLARLGMTGVTINALTFHSIGLKIIGGATGKKPSVPKWATKADLGLEKLGVIVDTLKDRSDEFRTKWDLFRLVFGRDHSTAPLRDVAEAFDREGEARLITLNGEHVASQEERLIANWLFYNGVEYAYERPYEHDTATADHRQYVPDFYYPQLNLYHEHFAFDADGQAPAHFVNYAEGADWKRKTHASYGTQLIESTSHQLRTGEIFALLAHELTSRGVELDPNPDRPIPDSGLVPLDHIDLVKVLRSFISHYKSNSLTAAMLYERYDALPISVFKFRYKMFLELAIPVIEGWDAALKEDRGIDFEDMINMAADCLERGYQSPYRLVMADEYQDASRARARLCRALVQEPHSHLFAVGDDWQSINRFAGADVSVMTGFVEWYGHGEVFRLEKTYRCPQAICDASSQFVAKNPAQLQKTVISVTEPIGPAFQAFQLSSRDQVRDGLRQYLDDLYQQLSTGVIPGASGRLISVFVLGRYKSDAQFIPQGWERRYGNKLEIRFKTIHTSKGDQADYVLLPGMMVGGFPSLKGDDPVFSLVMPEGDTYLHGEERRLFYVALTRARRSVAMFTVTARNSPFLAELAKDGVVIVTDMKGEPIQEERCPVCQHGVVLQRTGKFGDFKSCSGFPRCKYKPDKPKRQGTRQPKLTRRPY